The genomic stretch CAAAAATTATGCGATCATCGATTCATATTTTCTCCGTTGAGGAATATTTAGAATCAGAGAGTAAGAGTGAAGTTCGCTATGAGTATCTGGGCGGTCAGGTATTTGCGATGGCTGTGGGGAGCAAGGCTCACAATATCATTACTTTAAATATTGCTATTCGTTTACGTTCTCTGTTACGGGGTAACTCTTGCGATGTTTTTATGTCGGATATGAAGGTCAAGTTATCTGAATTACCTTTTTCTATCTTGATTTTCAATGTAAATGTCTTTTTTGATTATGTTACTCTCAAAATTAATTGCGAATAAAACTTTGAGGAAAAGCTGATGACACAGGCTTACTTAGAGAC from Pseudanabaena sp. Chao 1811 encodes the following:
- a CDS encoding Uma2 family endonuclease is translated as MRSSIHIFSVEEYLESESKSEVRYEYLGGQVFAMAVGSKAHNIITLNIAIRLRSLLRGNSCDVFMSDMKVKLSELPFSILIFNVNVFFDYVTLKINCE